CCATCCCGCATTCCTGTCCAAGCAACTCCCTGCTGAACCAGCGGATGACGCTATCGCCGTGGTCTACGACATCGAGGTTGCGCGTCAGCGCCGACCCGCTTGAGCGGGTCCCGGGACTCCCGCCGGCGACTCCTGGGTCAGTGCGTCAACCTCGGCGGATGTTTCCGATGTTTGCGATGAGCCGGCAATCGCCGGGACCCGGGTAGCGCGCACGTACACGGTGTCTCCCTCGTGTAGGGCCAGCGCTGCGGCGTCACCCCGGGTGATCTGAGCGGTGAAGCTGCCCCCGGTAGCCGCGCTGGTCAATTCCACACGTACCTCGAAGCCCAGCACCACCACCCGATCCACGATGGCGCGCAGGACACCGGTGGACTCCGCGGTGCCGTCAGCGGCGGCCACGGCCATGTTGGGAGTCCGGCCGACCCGGATGTCGTGCGGGCGGACCAACGATCCGTTCAGCCGGGAAACCGGGCCCAGGAAGGACATCACGAAGGCGCTTTCCGGAGCGTCGTAGACCTCGGTCGGGGATCCGACCTGCTCAATCCTGCCCTTGTTGAGCACGGCGATCCGATCCGCCACATCCAGGGCTTCGGCCTGGTCGTGGGTGACCAGCACCGTGGTGACGTGCACCTCGTCGTGCAGCCGGCGTAGCCAGGCGCGCAGATCTTCGCGCACTTTTGCATCGAGCGCGCCGAACGGCTCATCGAGCAGCAGCACTTCCGGATCCACCGCCAGCGCCCGGGCCAACGCCATCCGCTGTCGTTGCCCACCGGAGAGCTGATTGGGATAGCGACTCTGAAATCCGCTCAGGCCCACCACCTCCAGCAGATTGTCGACCTTCGCTTTGATCTCAGCCTTGGGGCGCTTGCGAATCTTCAAGCCGAACGCCACGTTGTCGCGGACAGTGAAGTGTTTGAACGCCGCATAGTGCTGGAAGACGAATCCGATGCCACGCCGCTGTGGCGGCACCTGAGTAACGTCGCGTCCATTGATCGTGATGGTTCCGGTGTCAGGCTGGTCGAGGCCGGCGATGGTGCGCAACAAGGTTGACTTTCCCGAACCGCTGGGGCCCAGCAATGCGGTCAGCGAACCGGTCGGTACGACGAAGTCCACGTGGTCCAATGCGACAAAGTCGCCATAGCGTTTGTTGGCATCCCGCACGATGATGGCGTCGGTCATTGTCACAGTCTCCTTGTCAGGCCTGGCTGACCGCTCGTAGCCGGCGGGCGTCCAGAACCATCTGCACGATCAGCACCACCACGGAAACAACCATCAGCAGCGTCGACAGCGCATAAGCACCGTATTCGGCCCCGCGGTTGTAGCGGTCCGAAACCAGCAGGGTCAATGTCTGCGACCTGCCGGGAAGGTTCGACGACACGATGATGACCGCGCCGTATTCGCCGAGTGTTCGAGCGACGGTCAGCACGATGCCGTACGTCAGGCCCCACCGGATCGCAGGCAGCGTGATCCGCCAGAATGTCTGCCACCAGCCAGAACCCAGTGTCGCCGCCGCCTCCTCCTGGTCAGTGCCCAACTCGTGTAGCACCGGTTCGACCTCGCGCACCACGAACGGCAGGGTGACGAAAACGCTGGCCAGCACGATGCCGGGCAGGCCGAAGATGATCTTCAACCCGAGGTCGCGCTCGACGAAGCCCAGCGCACCGGCGGATCCCCACAGCAGGATCAACGCGACGCCCACGATGACCGGTGATACCGCGAAGGGCAGATCGATAATCGCCTGCAGCGCGCCCTTGCCGCGAAATCGGTTGCGGGCGAGCATCAATGCCGTCGGGACACCGAAGATCACGTTCAGGGGCACCACAATGGCCACTACCAGTAGCGACAGGTTCAGTGCCGATATCGCCGCCGGGGTGCTGACCCAGTCGACGAACTGGCCAAACCCCGGTTCGAAGGTTCGCCACAGGATGAGTGCCACCGGAACGACCAGCAGCACAAAGATGTATGCGAGCGCGATTGACCGGATAAGGTAGCGAACCCGCGGCGACGATGTCACGCGATCATCTCCTCGCGTTTGGCCACACGCGCGCCGACGGTGCGCAAGAAGAGCAGCACAACAAATGAAATT
The nucleotide sequence above comes from Mycobacterium decipiens. Encoded proteins:
- a CDS encoding sulfate/molybdate ABC transporter ATP-binding protein; this encodes MTDAIIVRDANKRYGDFVALDHVDFVVPTGSLTALLGPSGSGKSTLLRTIAGLDQPDTGTITINGRDVTQVPPQRRGIGFVFQHYAAFKHFTVRDNVAFGLKIRKRPKAEIKAKVDNLLEVVGLSGFQSRYPNQLSGGQRQRMALARALAVDPEVLLLDEPFGALDAKVREDLRAWLRRLHDEVHVTTVLVTHDQAEALDVADRIAVLNKGRIEQVGSPTEVYDAPESAFVMSFLGPVSRLNGSLVRPHDIRVGRTPNMAVAAADGTAESTGVLRAIVDRVVVLGFEVRVELTSAATGGSFTAQITRGDAAALALHEGDTVYVRATRVPAIAGSSQTSETSAEVDALTQESPAGVPGPAQAGRR
- the cysW gene encoding sulfate ABC transporter permease subunit CysW, whose translation is MTSSPRVRYLIRSIALAYIFVLLVVPVALILWRTFEPGFGQFVDWVSTPAAISALNLSLLVVAIVVPLNVIFGVPTALMLARNRFRGKGALQAIIDLPFAVSPVIVGVALILLWGSAGALGFVERDLGLKIIFGLPGIVLASVFVTLPFVVREVEPVLHELGTDQEEAAATLGSGWWQTFWRITLPAIRWGLTYGIVLTVARTLGEYGAVIIVSSNLPGRSQTLTLLVSDRYNRGAEYGAYALSTLLMVVSVVVLIVQMVLDARRLRAVSQA